In Triticum urartu cultivar G1812 chromosome 6, Tu2.1, whole genome shotgun sequence, the following proteins share a genomic window:
- the LOC125513314 gene encoding E3 ubiquitin-protein ligase GW2 isoform X1: protein MGNRIGGRRKAGVEERYTRPQGLYEHRDIDQKKLRKLILEAKLAPCYPGADDAAGGDLEECPICFLYYPSLNRSKCCSKGICTECFLQMKPTHTARPTQCPFCKTPNYAVEYRGVKTKEERSIEQFEEQKVIEAQMRVRQQALQDEEDKMKRKQSRCSSSRTIAPTTEVEYRDICSTSYSVPSYQCTQQETECCSSEPSCSAQANMRSFHSRHTRDDNIDMNIEDMMVMEAIWRSIQQEQGSIGNPSCGSFMPFEQPTRERQAFVAAPPLEMPHPGGFSCAVAAMAEHQPSSMDFSYMTGSSAFPVFDMFRRPCNIAGGSMGAAESSPDSWSGIAPSCSRREVVREEGECSTDHWSEGAEAGTSYAGSDIVVDAGTMLPLPFADNYSMVASHFRPESIEEQMMYSMAVSLAEAHGRTHTQGLAWL from the exons ATGGGGAACAGAATAGGAGGGAGGAGGAAGGCCGGGGTGGAGGAGCGGTACACGAGGCCGCAGGGGCTGTACGAGCACAGGGATATCGACCAGAAGAAGCTACGCAAGTTGATCCTCGAGGCCAAGCTCGCGCCCTGCTACCCGGGGGCTGACGACGCCGCGGGGGGTGACCTGGAGGAGTGCCCCATCTGCTTCCTG TACTACCCAAGCCTTAACCGATCAAAATGTTGCTCGAAAGGGATATGTACAG AGTGCTTTCTTCAAATGAAACCAACTCATACTGCTCGACCTACACA ATGCCCATTTTGCAAAACCCCCAACTATGCTGTGGAGTATCGTGGTGTAAAGACAAAGGAGGAAAGGAGCATAGAGCAATTT GAAGAACAGAAAGTCATTGAAGCACAGATGAGGGTGCGGCAGCAAGCACTTCAAGACGAAGAGGATAAGATGAAAAGAAAACAGAGTAGGTGCTCTTCTAGCAGAACAATCGCTCCAACAACAGAAGTGGAGTATCGAGATATTTGCAGCACATCCTATTCAG TGCCATCGTACCAATGTACCCAGCAAGAAACTGAATGTTGTTCGTCTGAGCCTTCATGTTCTGCTCAGGCTAACATGCGGTCTTTCCATTCTAGGCATACTCG TGATGATAACATAGACATGAACATAGAGGACATGATGGTTATGGAAGCGATTTGGCGTTCAATTCAG CAGGAGCAAGGAAGTATAGGAAATCCTTCTTGTGGGAGCTTTATGCCTTTTGAGCAACCAACGCGTGAGAGGCAGGCATTCGTTGCAGCTCCTCCTCTAGAAATGCCACATCCTGGTGGATTTTCTTGTGCTGTTGCTGCTATGGCTGAGCACCAGCCATCAAGCATGGATTTCTCTTACATGACTGGTAGTAGTGCGTTCCCAGTCTTTGACATGTTCCGCCGACCGTGCAACATTGCTGGTGGAAGCATGGGTGCTGCGGAAAGTTCACCAGATAGCTGGAGCGGGATAGCGCCAAGTTGCAGCAGAAGGGAAGTGGTAAGAGAGGAAGGAGAGTGCTCAACCGACCACTGGTCAGAGGGTGCAGAGGCCGGGACAAGCTATGCCGGCTCGGACATCGTGGTGGATGCGGGGACAATGCTACCGTTGCCTTTTGCTGACAATTACAGTATGGTTGCAAGCCATTTCCGTCCTGAGAGCATCGAAGAACAAATGATGTATTCCATGGCTGTTTCTTTAGCAGAAGCTCATGGTAGAACGCACACGCAAGGGTTGGCATGGTTGTAA
- the LOC125513314 gene encoding E3 ubiquitin-protein ligase GW2 isoform X2, whose translation MGNRIGGRRKAGVEERYTRPQGLYEHRDIDQKKLRKLILEAKLAPCYPGADDAAGGDLEECPICFLYYPSLNRSKCCSKGICTECFLQMKPTHTARPTQCPFCKTPNYAVEYRGVKTKEERSIEQFEEQKVIEAQMRVRQQALQDEEDKMKRKQSRCSSSRTIAPTTEVEYRDICSTSYSVPSYQCTQQETECCSSEPSCSAQANMRSFHSRHTRDDNIDMNIEDMMVMEAIWRSIQEQGSIGNPSCGSFMPFEQPTRERQAFVAAPPLEMPHPGGFSCAVAAMAEHQPSSMDFSYMTGSSAFPVFDMFRRPCNIAGGSMGAAESSPDSWSGIAPSCSRREVVREEGECSTDHWSEGAEAGTSYAGSDIVVDAGTMLPLPFADNYSMVASHFRPESIEEQMMYSMAVSLAEAHGRTHTQGLAWL comes from the exons ATGGGGAACAGAATAGGAGGGAGGAGGAAGGCCGGGGTGGAGGAGCGGTACACGAGGCCGCAGGGGCTGTACGAGCACAGGGATATCGACCAGAAGAAGCTACGCAAGTTGATCCTCGAGGCCAAGCTCGCGCCCTGCTACCCGGGGGCTGACGACGCCGCGGGGGGTGACCTGGAGGAGTGCCCCATCTGCTTCCTG TACTACCCAAGCCTTAACCGATCAAAATGTTGCTCGAAAGGGATATGTACAG AGTGCTTTCTTCAAATGAAACCAACTCATACTGCTCGACCTACACA ATGCCCATTTTGCAAAACCCCCAACTATGCTGTGGAGTATCGTGGTGTAAAGACAAAGGAGGAAAGGAGCATAGAGCAATTT GAAGAACAGAAAGTCATTGAAGCACAGATGAGGGTGCGGCAGCAAGCACTTCAAGACGAAGAGGATAAGATGAAAAGAAAACAGAGTAGGTGCTCTTCTAGCAGAACAATCGCTCCAACAACAGAAGTGGAGTATCGAGATATTTGCAGCACATCCTATTCAG TGCCATCGTACCAATGTACCCAGCAAGAAACTGAATGTTGTTCGTCTGAGCCTTCATGTTCTGCTCAGGCTAACATGCGGTCTTTCCATTCTAGGCATACTCG TGATGATAACATAGACATGAACATAGAGGACATGATGGTTATGGAAGCGATTTGGCGTTCAATTCAG GAGCAAGGAAGTATAGGAAATCCTTCTTGTGGGAGCTTTATGCCTTTTGAGCAACCAACGCGTGAGAGGCAGGCATTCGTTGCAGCTCCTCCTCTAGAAATGCCACATCCTGGTGGATTTTCTTGTGCTGTTGCTGCTATGGCTGAGCACCAGCCATCAAGCATGGATTTCTCTTACATGACTGGTAGTAGTGCGTTCCCAGTCTTTGACATGTTCCGCCGACCGTGCAACATTGCTGGTGGAAGCATGGGTGCTGCGGAAAGTTCACCAGATAGCTGGAGCGGGATAGCGCCAAGTTGCAGCAGAAGGGAAGTGGTAAGAGAGGAAGGAGAGTGCTCAACCGACCACTGGTCAGAGGGTGCAGAGGCCGGGACAAGCTATGCCGGCTCGGACATCGTGGTGGATGCGGGGACAATGCTACCGTTGCCTTTTGCTGACAATTACAGTATGGTTGCAAGCCATTTCCGTCCTGAGAGCATCGAAGAACAAATGATGTATTCCATGGCTGTTTCTTTAGCAGAAGCTCATGGTAGAACGCACACGCAAGGGTTGGCATGGTTGTAA